From Paenibacillus sp. FSL H8-0537:
AAAAAACATCCGGATTTCCTGGACTATTCGAAAATTCAGGAGTACAAGTTCCGTGAGCGCGATACAGCGACCATGAAGAACTATAACTGGATGCTTGAAACGAACAAAGGCAACACCTATTTGCGTGCGTATGCCTATCAGGGCGTGGACGGCATGAAAACCGGCTATATTTCGGCAGCTGGTTATACGTTTACGGGTACAGTTAAGCGAGGCGATACGCGTTATATAAGCGTCGTAATGAATACAAAGTCAAAAGAAGCCCGTTTCTTTGAAACCGCGAAGATGTACGACTATGCATTCAACAACTTTGAGAAGAAATCCGTGCTTCCTGCAAAATCTGTAGTAGAAACGCTGGAATCGGTTAAAATTAAGAAGGGTGTCGAAAAGACCGTCCCAGCTGTTACCGAGTCCGACATCACTTTTACGGTCAAAAAGGGTGCTGAACCTAAGATTGAGCTGAAGGAAAGCAACATTTTGAAAGAGGAAGATCTGGTTGCTCCCATTACAGCTGGTCAGAAGCTAGGAACGGTCACTTACGAGTACACGGATGCCGAAGGAAACAAAGTGGACAGAACGGTTAATTTGATTGCCTCGGAGGATGTGGAAAAAGGCGGCTGGCTGCGTCTGATGTTCCGCGCTATCGGCCAATTTTTCGTCGGACTGTTCAATGATATTGTGAATCTGTTTTAATGACATAAATACAGGGAAAACAATAGTTGTCGATTAAGGAGCGTTCCTGTAAAATTAGTGCCTAGAGCAAGTATCGATATTATATTGGGAGCTAAGCGTAAACCTTTCAGAATGAAGGTCGCTGTGTAAAACCTTGAGGAGGATTTTTTAGAATGGAAACAGGAACTTCGCGTGTAAAACGTGGTATGGCTGAAATGCAAAAAGGCGGCGTCATCATGGACGTTATGAACGCTGAGCAAGCAAAAGTAGCAGAGGCGGCAGGTGCAACAGCAGTTATGGCGCTGGAGCGCGTTCCTTCCGATATCCGTGCAGCAGGCGGCGTTGCCCGTATGGCTGACCCAACCATCGTAGAAGAGGTTATGAAAGTCGTATCGATTCCAGTTATGGCGAAAGCGCGTATTGGCCACTATGTAGAGGCGAAAGTGCTTGAATCGATGGGCGTTGACTATATTGACGAGAGCGAAGTTTTGACTCCGGCAGACGAAGTGTTCCACATTAGCAAAAATGAATTTACGATTCCTTTCGTATGTGGCGCTAAAGACCTTGGCGAAGCACTTCGCCGTATTCAAGAAGGAGCAGCAATGCTTCGTACAAAAGGTGAGCCGGGAACAGGTAACATTGTTGAGGCTGTTCGCCACCTTCGTCTGATCAATGGTCAAATCCGTAAAATTCAAGGTTTGTCGAAGGACGAGCTGTATAATGAAGCGAAGGTTCTGGGCGTTGCTTATGACCTGCTTCTGGGCGTGCACGAGAGCGGCAAGCTGCCAGTCGTTAACTTTGCAGCAGGCGGCGTAGCAACACCTTCTGACGCAGCACTGATGATGCACCTGGGCGCTGACGGCGTGTTCGTAGGATCGGGTATTTTTAAATCCGACAGCCCGGAGAAATTTGCTCGTGCTATCGTAGAAGCTACAACTCATTACCAAGACTACAAATTGATCGCAGAAGTATCGAAAAACTTGGGAGCGCCAATGAAGGGCATCGAAATTTCCAAGTTGGACGCTTCGCAGCGTATGCAGGATCGCGGAATTTAAGCAACAAGCTTGGATAAGGTGAAACGGCCGAAAGCCGTCTTTTGGCGGCGCGGCGCGTTTCAGTCCGAGAAATATAAGCCCATTTATAAGGGGAAACTTATAAATTCTTATATTTTAAGAAAGGCGTGTAGGCGATGAAAATTGGTGTACTTGCGCTTCAAGGCGCAGTTGCAGAGCATATACGCAGTTTGGAGGCGGCGGGCGCGGAAGCGGTCGCCGTTAAACAGACCTCGCAGCTTGATGAGCTGCAGGGTCTTGTTATTCCAGGCGGCGAAAGCACGACAATAGGCAAGCTGATCCGCCAATACGGCTTCTTAGAAGCGATTCAAGCTTTTTCTGAGCAATCCAAGCCGATTTTTGGCACTTGCGCGGGAATGATTTTACTTGCTGAACGTATTGAAGGACAAGAGGATGCGCATCTGAAGCTTATGGATATGACGGTGGAGCGCAATGCTTTTGGAAGACAGCGGGAGAGCTTCGAAACCGATCTCGACATTAAAGGCATTGCTGAACAGGTTCGCGCGGTATTCATTCGTGCTCCTTTGATCAAAGAAGTTGGATCGCAGGTTGATGTGCTTTCGGAATACAAAGGCGAAATTGTGGCGGCTCGGCAGGGACATTTGCTAGCAGCATCCTTTCATCCTGAGTTGACTGATGATTACCGTTTGCATGCCTATTTTGTCGATATGATTAAACAATTGGCAGTGAGCCGGTAGCAGAGAGGAGTCCACCCAAGCGTGATAGATATAAAATGGCTGCGTAATGAATACGCAAAAGTAGAGCAAGGGCTGACAAATCGCGGTAAATCGCTTGATTTAATCGCAGATTTCCCTGTTCTAGATACAAAGCGCCGTGACCTGTTGCAGGAAACGGATCAGCTGAAAAATCGCCGCAACACCGTATCGCAGGAAGTGGCGAAGCTGAAGAAGACAGGCGGCGATGCCGATGCGCTGATTATCGAAATGCGTGAAGTGGGCGATCGGATTAAGCAATTGGACGAGGAAGTTCGCGCTGTAGAGGTGCAAGTCGACGAGCTTATGCTTTCGATTCCCAATGTGCCGCATGAAAGCGTGCCAATTGGGGCTTCCGAGGATGATAATGTAGAGCTTCGCCGGATTGGCGAGCAGCCAACATTTGATTTCGAGCCGAGAGCCCATTGGGATCTTGCACAAGAGCTTGGCATTCTTGATTTCGAGCGTGCAGCTAAGGTGACGGGCTCTCGCTTTACGTTTTATCGTGGTTTAGGTGCGCGTCTAGAGCGTGCGCTGATTAACTTTATGATGGATCTACATAGTGATAAGCACGGTTATGAGGAAGTACTGCCGCCTTATTTGGTCAACCGCAACAGCTTGATTGGAACAGGACAGCTTCCGAAATTCGAAGAGGATTTGTTCAAAATTTCCGACTCGGATTATTACCTGATTCCAACGGCCGAGGTTCCGGTTACTAATCTTCATCGTGAAGAGATTTTGTCGATTGAAGAGCTGCCGAAGCATTTTGTAGCCTATAGCTCTTGCTTCCGCTCAGAGGCGGGTGCAGCAGGCCGAGATACACGCGGCTTGATTCGTCAGCATCAATTCAACAAAGTCGAGCTGATCAAGCTTGCGAAGCCGGAAGAGTCCTACGATGAGCTGGAGAAGATGACGGCGAATGCGGAGAAGGTGCTGGAGCTGCTGGGCTTGTCGTATCGCGTCCTCGCTTTGTGCACAGGCGATATGGGCTTCACCGCTGCGAAAACCTATGACCTTGAAGTATGGCTGCCTAGTGCAGGCACATACCGTGAAATCTCCTCGTGCTCAAACGTAGAGGACTTTCAGGCGCGCCGTGCAGGCATTCGCTTCCGCAGAGACGTGAAGAGCAAGCCGGAATTCGTGCATACGCTTAACGGCTCAGGTCTTGCGGTAGGACGTACCGTTGCGGCTATTCTTGAAAATTACCAACAGGCGGACGGATCCATTGTCGTTCCTGAAGTATTGCGTGCCTACATGGGCGGAATCAGCGTAATTGGACCTAAAGCTTAAAATTCTTTTAATTTATGAATGTCTAAGATTCGCGCTTATAATGTGCTTAACTTTCAATATTGAACGGCAGATTTGTCGATATAGAACGGTCTTAGTCGTTTCTAAGGTAATAGATGGTGCGCACTTACGGAAGCCTGCGCCGCGAGCATAACAGTTAATATGTGACTTGTGTGCCGCCCAGTGTATTGTAAATGCTTCTCACCTACCACTGTGTTTTTTTAAACCGCCAGACATCTTCTGGCGGTTTTTGCATTTTTTCAAGGCTCATTCGCTAAAGTTGTTGTCAAGGGAGCCGCGTAATCATTCAATAGCTGCATACAACTTTTCGATCATGACCTTTAGTTTTAACCATATACCACATGAATTCTAAATTTTCATATGCTGGATTGAATTGCTTCCATGCTAGTATGAAGGGATATTGTATGTTATAATTGATAAAAGGAAAAATTATAAAATAGGAGTGAAATATTTGGGAGTTTTATATAGTAAAAAAATTCAAATTTTAATAACTATTATATATCCCATTATAGTTTTTTATGTACTAAGTATAAATCGAACACTTGAGTCATGGGTTATTCCTGCGTTTGTTACCCTTTTATTTTGCTTGTTATGGAGTAATATCAGGTATTTAATCTACTCTACCCTTCTAATGTGGAGCATATCAGTACCTATGTGGTTGTTACTGATAGAGCGTTTAAGAGAAGATCAAGGATACGCTATTTTCACCTCATCATTGCCATTCATCATACCTTTATTTATACTATTTGTTTTAATACCTGAAGTTTTAATTATTATACTCAAGAATTTTATTTTGAAGAAGTTTTTTAAATATAAAATATAATTTAAATAATAAAGCGAAGGTTTTCTAAGAGAAATAATAAAAGAGGTTTTCAGATTGAAATCCGAGAACCTCTTTTATTATTTCTTTTGTTTAATCTGCTCTCATTTAAAGACCACAATTTTTCCTACACATAGAAACAAATATTTATGGAGTTATGAATGATCCAGCGTATGTCAAATCAGAACTGTCAATAATTTGAGCAGGTGTTACATAAGCTTCTTTACTAGGTGTATAATAACCAATAATATAATCTGTATTGCTATTTCCATAATAAAATGCTTGCCAAATAAATTTTGAGCAGTAGTTAGGATTAATTGTTCCCAGCTTGAAGTCATTCCAGCTGAATATTGGAATACTATAATTCGTTACTTTATTATAGTTATCCTTTGCCCATGCTGCTGCCTTACTACCATGCGCAGCTCTGTACACTTTAATTGTTTCTCCTTTGCCATGTCTACCAAAGTAGTTATACAGAGCATCGGCCTTCCCTCCCGATCCTGCTCCATCATCTGCAGGATTTACATGGTACACCCTCAAATCTGAAGCAACGATTGCTATGTGTCCAACTATTTGTGTAGATGTTCCGAATGTTTTTGAAGAATAAAGTACATCACCTGTTTTAATAATAACATTAGATCCTGGGTAATACTCTGGTAACACAGCCTTTAGAGTAATTTGATTGGCACTCGCGACAGATGGAACTATGAATAATAGAAAAATTGCTAATGACATAGCTAAATTTAGGTATTTTCTCATATCAAACCACCATTTCTATTTTTTTACTTTCCTGATTATGATATAGCAATATCAGTTAGAAGTAAATAAGTAACTTGGGAAAATTGATTATAGCAGATTACAGTTCAGCCTACGGTAAGCCTTCGCCGAATATAGTATTTGAACTAATGCTGGTGTAACGCTTAATGTGCTAACTAGAGAACCTATATGCATGTTCGAGTGCTGAAAACAAACTGCAAAAGCTGTAATAGGTCTATCCACATAAAGTGGACTTTCCGCAATTTCATTTCATCTTGCAATTTGATGCACTTCTTATGAAAACATTCTTTACCTAAGATTAAGTCGTTTCTGAGAATCCTTTTTTCGCCACTGCTTCGTTCCTTTGTTTGACGTACTCTGGCACGCCTTCACAGCGCTTTGCATAGAACGATAATTCGGCAAAATTTGCTGTGCTCAGTGTTCTCGGACATGCCCTAGACGATAGCGTGAATGATTTTCATTTTTATTCTTCTTACAGGGCTGAATTGTAACCTGAAGTATCCACAGGTTAAAAATGGGCTTGATTTTCATTTTTAACCTGTGGTATAATAATTTTTGTGATGATTTTGTATACGGAGAGGTACCGAAGCGGTCATAACGGGGCGGTCTTGAAAACCGTTAGGGGGCAACTCCACGTGGGTTCGAATCCCACCCTCTCCGCCAATTTAATAAATGATAACGTCCAACCTTACGGTTAGGGCGTTTTTTTGTTGTCTGGGATTGGGGATAACGTCTGAGCAAGAGTTATCCCCAATATCCACTGCAGTCATGTGGATAAAATGTATATAATGTGGATAACTAGCATGGAATGTGGATAAAACTGTGGATAACGCTATGCTTAAGCGTGTGATTATGCTGGATTTTGCCTGAATAATTGGCGGGCTCGCGCCGCATCTTAAAGGATGTGGAGGTGTTGATAAAGATGGCTAAAAAAGATGAGCTGACCTACAGCCAGCCAGAGCTGGTGGAGGCATGGAATCGAACGCTGCCGGAACTGATGAACAAGCCGGATAAATGCCAGGTAGCAGCCGATGAGGCAGATCCAAAATCGCTGCGAATTACGATTCAGTCAGCGGGACACCAGTCGTATGAAATTGATTTTAAGGTAACCTATGTGGATAGCCGTGAAATTAAAGTAGAGCTTGTCGATGTGGAAAAGGACCATCAGGCTGTGGATGAACGCACGGATATTCTTCAACAACTGATTCATGATTATAAGCGTCATATCCATGAATGCGCCCAAGCGCTTGGGCAGCTTACACACGCTTAAAGGAGGACGATGATATGAGCAAGCCAGACAGCGTGCCTGTACCTGAGGCGCAGCGTCAATCTCAGGATAAAAGAAGCCGTAATGATGACTCAGCCCAGCAGGAGCCTTTGTCCGGATCGAAAAAAACAAAGAAGAAAAACCATACTCCGCACCTAAATCCGGAAGGATCTTAAAATCGAGGTAATCATACAAAAGTCCCGTTTCTTCTCGAAGATTCGGGATTTTTTGGATATTGCTTCTATGTGCGGTCGTTTTGTTATAAAATAGGGGGGATGTCATTCAGAGATACAAATAGGGAGGATCAACTAGAATGAAAAACAGACTACATAAAGTGGCTATGCTATTTATCGCTGCTGCTTTAATTATTGTCGCAGGCTGCAGCGCGAGTGCGTCGCCTAAGGAATCTTTGGAGAAAGCTACTCAAAAAATGACGGAAGTCACCTCATATGAGTCCACAATGGCCTTTGGGATAGATGAGCTTACGGTGCCAGACGAATTGCTGCAGGGGGAGGGAGCTGGAGCGCAATACGCCATCAACCTGCTTAAAGGCGCTAAAGTAAATGTTAAAGCGATATATCAAAAAGAGCCGCTGCGCACAGATATGGAAATGGATATTACGGCTGCCGGCCTTTCTGTTAAAATTCCGATGATTTTGACTGACAAAAAGATGTATGTGAAAATTCCAGCGCTTCCGATGCTTATGCTGCCAGAGCAATACACGGACAAATTTGTGGAGATTGATCTGGAGGAGCTGTCAAAGCAAGCGGAAACAGGGGCCATGATGGACACGGCTGCCCAGCAGAAGCTTGGTCAAGAAGTGAGCGGCATTATTTTAAAACATTTTGATGAGAAAACGTATTTTTCTAAGCTGAAAAAAGAAGATGCGGCGCTCCCTGAAGGGGTAGAGGCTGATCAAGTGGTTCGCTTCCAAATTAATGAAGGAAACTATCAGCAGGCTGTAGAAACCATCGTTAATCAAGTGCTTCCAGAGCTAATCGACACGTTGACGAAAAACGAAGATTTCATGAAAATGATAGATAGCACGAATGAGGATGTAACGAAGCTGAAGGCAGATTTTGAGGCCAACAAGCAAGAAACATTGGATCAACTGAAAGCAAACTTGAAAATCAATGATTTCTCTATTGTAGGAGCCATTAAAGATGGCTATTTATCGCAGCAGACTGCTAAAATCAACGTAGACTTTACGGATGAAAGCGGCGGTATCGTGAAAATTGGCGGTTCGTTAACAGCTGAATATCACAACATTAATAAAGCGCCTAAATTCCTGTATGAAATTCCGACCGACGCAGTTAAAATGGATGAGCTGATGTCTGGCATGGGACTAGGTCTGTAACTTTATAGCTTAAAATGATACAAAAGGAGCCGCCCATTCTAAGCGAATGAGCGGTTTTTTTATAACGCTGTGGCGGTAGCCTTAATGATACTATTGCTTTAAAAAGTAAAGTATATTACTATACGTATATGAGTTTAAAGGAGGAATTGTAATGCAAATAGATGTATGGTCAGATTTCGCATGTCCGTTTTGTTATATTGGTAAAAAGAGACTGGAGGGCGCATTAGCAAAGTTTGAGCATGGCAAGCAAGTGAAGGTCGTGTTCCGCAGCTTTGAGCTGGACCCTAACGCCGCGATCAGCTACGAGCATGATGTGCATGAAATGCTGTCCCGCAAATACGGTATGCCACGCGAGAAAGCAATCGAGATGAACAGCGATTTGGCGAAGCAGGCGGCATCTGTTGGTTTGACCTTTAACTTCGATACGCTGGTGCTGACGAATACGTTTGATGCGCACCGCTTAACCCATTTTGCAGCAAAATACGGCAAGCAAGACGAGATGTCGGAAAGACTTTTCCGTGCATATTTTACCGATTCCAAGCATTTGGGAGAGCGCGATACACTTGCTGATCTGGCTGACGAGGTTGGACTGGATCGTCAAGAGGCACTTGCTGTGCTGGAAAGCGATGCTCATGCGCAGGACGTTCGTGGCGATGAGGAGGAGGCTTCGCGAATAGGCGTGCGTGGCGTGCCATTCTTCGTCATTAATCGCAAATACGCGATATCGGGTGCTCAGCCGAATGAAGTGTTCCTGAATGCAATTAAGCAGGCTTGGGATGAAGCGTATCCGGCTCTGACCGTCATCAATGATTTGCCGAATGATGCGGATGGCGCAGCTTGCTCGGATGGCACTTGTGCGCCCTCGGCGGCTCAGGATGCAAATCCAGACAAGGCGTAATTTTATATATAGCGGAGTTTATAAATAGAAGCGGATTTCAGTGAAGGCTGGGGTGGCGGGCAATTGACGCTGTTTCAGCTTTTTTTGAAATATAAAAAACGGTAGGTATCACCTTGCAGGGATGAAAAATATAATTTGTCCGAGGGTTGTCCTCTGGCCTTTATGATGAGAAAATGAGGAAAAAGAGCATCAGGAGGCTGTGCGCGTTGAAAAGAAAGTCCCGTAAAAAGAAGTTTAAAGTGAAAAATGCCCTTATTTCCTTGCTTATTATGCTGGCCTTGGCCGGAGCGTCGTATATGGGCTGGCTCGATGAGCTGGCGAAAGATTGGAACACGGCAGAAGGAACAGATTACACGTTATATTTTCCGACGGATCGATACCCGGAGACAGGCAAGCATATCAAAGATGCGATTGCAGCGGGGAAATCCCCCATTTGTACGATTGATCGGGAAGGCGCGGATCAGAATCGGAAGAAATCTTTGCAGGGAGTCAAAGTGAAAAAAGGCTTTGATCGCGATGAATGGCCAATGGCTATGTGCGCAGAAGGCGGGAGCGGAGCGCATATTGCTTATATTGACCCATCGGATAATCGCGGGGCAGGGTCATGGGTTAGCAACCAGCTGGAGAAACATCCGAATGGATCGAGAATTGCTTTTGTCATCAAATAAGAAAGCACTTTATTGTAGGTTAAAGTCTAATTGTCTGCGTTGCTGCAGAGGATTGGGCTTTTTTTATATTCAGGGGCTGGGTGAATACCGTGTTGCATATTGGGTTCAAACATAGACTGGTGTAATGATGATAAATGTCTATTTTTTTATATTTTTGAATAGGAAGCAAGCAAATTACCAGGTAAAGAGGGATGAAGATGAACAGGGGACGGAAATCGCAAGAGCTGAACAAATGGATCAAGCAGCTCCAACACGTAAAAGGTTTAATACGTCAAAATCGTGTTAAACGAGCGAGTGCACATATTCGACATGTCATTTCGGCATGCAGGCGCACAGTGAGTAAAAAGCGTTAATGTTAAAAAATAATGGGAGATGAGCAGGTTGGCGAAAAGAAGAGCAAGTTGTTTGCGTAAATTAAATCTCGCCATTCTTGAATTGAAATTAGCGCGGAAGCTGGCGGGTAGAAATAATATTGTCCGGGCGGAACGCGAAGTGATCGATTCGATTTTGCTGCTGACAGAGGCACTGAAATGTCTCGATGAGCACCATAATAGGAAACCTCGGCATAGCCATATTCACTGGTCAACACATGCAAGACGGGGGAAACGCGGCCCGAGGGGCGCTAGGGGGCCAAGGGGAGTTAGAGGTTTTAGCGGTTCAGCTGGAACGGATGAGTCAACTGGAGCAACGGGTCCGGCAGGAGCACCGGGAGCAGCAGGAACTCCTGGTGCAGTAGGGCAGCCTGGAGCGATGGGACCAGCGGGATCGCCTGGCGTGCAAGGAGCTGCGGGAGCCATTGGGCCAGCCGGGGCAAATGGCGCTGCGGGAGCTACAGGAGCGACTGGTGTAACTGGAGGAACAGGGGCCGGATTGGGAGGAATAGTGGCCTTTAATCCGCTAGTTGCTGCAGCATATCCAGTAAATCAGGTCGTTACATTCAATGGGAGCACATATATTGTGAATACGGCGCCGCCTAGCGGGGTACCAGGGAGCTCTGCAGACTATACACTGCTTGCCGGTGCAGGAGCCGTTGGTGCAGCTGGAGCAAACGGGGCTGCTGGTTCCGTCGGAGCGACGGGAGCGACTGGCGCAACGGGGGTGGGACTGGATGGGATGGTGGCTTTTGATCCGCTGGTCGCTCCAACATATCCAGTAAATCAGACAGTTACATTCAATGGGAGCATGTATGTCGTTAATACGGCACCTCCAAGCGGAGTACCAGGAAACTCGGCAGATTATTGGATGCTTGCCGGTGCAGGTGCTACTGGTACGACAGGTGCTACGGGGGCTACGGGGGCAGGAGTGACCGGAGCGCCTGGTTCTACAGGGGCAACTGGGGTTACAGGGGCAGGGGTTACAGGCTCGACCGGAGTAACCGGGGCAACGGGCATTACCGGAGAGACAGGAGCCTCAGGCTCGACTGGGGCGACTGGTGTAACCGGGCTTACAGGTGTAACGGGCTTGACCGGAGTCACTGGAGCAACAGGTGCGACAGGAGTCACCGGAGAGACGGGAGTAACAGGTATAACCGGGGAGACCGGAGTCACCGGAGTCACCGGAGCGACTGGAGTCACTGGAGTCACTGGAGTAACAGGTGTGACTGGATCGACCGGATCGACAGGTGCAACCGGTGTCACAGGAGTCACCGGAGAGACGGGAGTAACAGGTATAACCGGGGCGACTGGAGTCACTGGAGTCACTGGAGTAACAGGTGTGACTGGAACGACTGGAGTCACAGGTGTAACAGGTGTGACCGGAGAGACGGGAGTAACAGGTATAACTGGGGCAACTGGAGTCACAGGTGCAACAGGTGTGACTGGATCGACAGGAGCAACCGGAGAGACGGGAATAACAGGTATAACCGGGGCGACCGGAGTCACTGGCGCCACAGGAGTGACTGGAACGACCGGATCAACAGGAGTGACCGGAGAGACGGGAGTAACAGGTATAACCGGAGCGACTGGAGTCACTGGCGCCACAGGAGTGACTGGAACGACCGGATTGACAGGTGCAACCGGAGTAACAGGAGTAACAGGAGTAACAGGAGTAACAGGTATAACCGGGGCGACTGGAGTCACAGGAGCAACAGGAGTGACTGGAACGACCGGTTCGACAGGAGCGACCGGAGTCACCGGAGAGACGGGAGTATCAGGTATAACCGGGGCGACTGGAGTCACTGGCGCAACAGGAGTGACCGGAACGACCGGATCGACAGGTGCAACCGGAGCAACGGGAATAACGGGAATAACGGGAATAACAGGAGCCACAGGCATTACTGGCGTAACAGGTGTAACCGGAGCTACTGGAGCAACAGGAGCAACAGGAGCGACTGGCATTACCGGCACTACGGGTGTTAGTACGACAGCTGTTTCTTCTTTTGCAGCTAATACGACGGGAGGCATTATTGCGGTTGTGCTTGGAGGTACGAATGTACCGCTCCCAAGCTCTCAAAATATCGCCGCAGGCATAACGGTCAAT
This genomic window contains:
- a CDS encoding D-alanyl-D-alanine carboxypeptidase family protein, whose product is MKAKVKPIRLTSVVAAFMAMWLVILSLGSGAAAAAGKEDWVENSLGMELSSAILIDADSGQVIYEVNADTPRPPASMTKLMTEYIVLEEITNKRLTWDQVVTVSEEAANTPADGSQIYLAQGDQHSVKDLYIAMAVGSANDATIALASQISGSEQGFVAKMNETAKELGLTTAHFTSATGLLDTTIISARDMAKLAQTILKKHPDFLDYSKIQEYKFRERDTATMKNYNWMLETNKGNTYLRAYAYQGVDGMKTGYISAAGYTFTGTVKRGDTRYISVVMNTKSKEARFFETAKMYDYAFNNFEKKSVLPAKSVVETLESVKIKKGVEKTVPAVTESDITFTVKKGAEPKIELKESNILKEEDLVAPITAGQKLGTVTYEYTDAEGNKVDRTVNLIASEDVEKGGWLRLMFRAIGQFFVGLFNDIVNLF
- the pdxS gene encoding pyridoxal 5'-phosphate synthase lyase subunit PdxS, which gives rise to METGTSRVKRGMAEMQKGGVIMDVMNAEQAKVAEAAGATAVMALERVPSDIRAAGGVARMADPTIVEEVMKVVSIPVMAKARIGHYVEAKVLESMGVDYIDESEVLTPADEVFHISKNEFTIPFVCGAKDLGEALRRIQEGAAMLRTKGEPGTGNIVEAVRHLRLINGQIRKIQGLSKDELYNEAKVLGVAYDLLLGVHESGKLPVVNFAAGGVATPSDAALMMHLGADGVFVGSGIFKSDSPEKFARAIVEATTHYQDYKLIAEVSKNLGAPMKGIEISKLDASQRMQDRGI
- the pdxT gene encoding pyridoxal 5'-phosphate synthase glutaminase subunit PdxT, with the protein product MKIGVLALQGAVAEHIRSLEAAGAEAVAVKQTSQLDELQGLVIPGGESTTIGKLIRQYGFLEAIQAFSEQSKPIFGTCAGMILLAERIEGQEDAHLKLMDMTVERNAFGRQRESFETDLDIKGIAEQVRAVFIRAPLIKEVGSQVDVLSEYKGEIVAARQGHLLAASFHPELTDDYRLHAYFVDMIKQLAVSR
- the serS gene encoding serine--tRNA ligase; protein product: MIDIKWLRNEYAKVEQGLTNRGKSLDLIADFPVLDTKRRDLLQETDQLKNRRNTVSQEVAKLKKTGGDADALIIEMREVGDRIKQLDEEVRAVEVQVDELMLSIPNVPHESVPIGASEDDNVELRRIGEQPTFDFEPRAHWDLAQELGILDFERAAKVTGSRFTFYRGLGARLERALINFMMDLHSDKHGYEEVLPPYLVNRNSLIGTGQLPKFEEDLFKISDSDYYLIPTAEVPVTNLHREEILSIEELPKHFVAYSSCFRSEAGAAGRDTRGLIRQHQFNKVELIKLAKPEESYDELEKMTANAEKVLELLGLSYRVLALCTGDMGFTAAKTYDLEVWLPSAGTYREISSCSNVEDFQARRAGIRFRRDVKSKPEFVHTLNGSGLAVGRTVAAILENYQQADGSIVVPEVLRAYMGGISVIGPKA
- a CDS encoding small acid-soluble spore protein P; amino-acid sequence: MSKPDSVPVPEAQRQSQDKRSRNDDSAQQEPLSGSKKTKKKNHTPHLNPEGS
- a CDS encoding DsbA family oxidoreductase, whose protein sequence is MQIDVWSDFACPFCYIGKKRLEGALAKFEHGKQVKVVFRSFELDPNAAISYEHDVHEMLSRKYGMPREKAIEMNSDLAKQAASVGLTFNFDTLVLTNTFDAHRLTHFAAKYGKQDEMSERLFRAYFTDSKHLGERDTLADLADEVGLDRQEALAVLESDAHAQDVRGDEEEASRIGVRGVPFFVINRKYAISGAQPNEVFLNAIKQAWDEAYPALTVINDLPNDADGAACSDGTCAPSAAQDANPDKA
- a CDS encoding NucA/NucB deoxyribonuclease domain-containing protein, coding for MGWLDELAKDWNTAEGTDYTLYFPTDRYPETGKHIKDAIAAGKSPICTIDREGADQNRKKSLQGVKVKKGFDRDEWPMAMCAEGGSGAHIAYIDPSDNRGAGSWVSNQLEKHPNGSRIAFVIK
- a CDS encoding collagen-like protein — translated: MRKLNLAILELKLARKLAGRNNIVRAEREVIDSILLLTEALKCLDEHHNRKPRHSHIHWSTHARRGKRGPRGARGPRGVRGFSGSAGTDESTGATGPAGAPGAAGTPGAVGQPGAMGPAGSPGVQGAAGAIGPAGANGAAGATGATGVTGGTGAGLGGIVAFNPLVAAAYPVNQVVTFNGSTYIVNTAPPSGVPGSSADYTLLAGAGAVGAAGANGAAGSVGATGATGATGVGLDGMVAFDPLVAPTYPVNQTVTFNGSMYVVNTAPPSGVPGNSADYWMLAGAGATGTTGATGATGAGVTGAPGSTGATGVTGAGVTGSTGVTGATGITGETGASGSTGATGVTGLTGVTGLTGVTGATGATGVTGETGVTGITGETGVTGVTGATGVTGVTGVTGVTGSTGSTGATGVTGVTGETGVTGITGATGVTGVTGVTGVTGTTGVTGVTGVTGETGVTGITGATGVTGATGVTGSTGATGETGITGITGATGVTGATGVTGTTGSTGVTGETGVTGITGATGVTGATGVTGTTGLTGATGVTGVTGVTGVTGITGATGVTGATGVTGTTGSTGATGVTGETGVSGITGATGVTGATGVTGTTGSTGATGATGITGITGITGATGITGVTGVTGATGATGATGATGITGTTGVSTTAVSSFAANTTGGIIAVVLGGTNVPLPSSQNIAAGITVNGANDTFTVAAAGRYYITYQINLTEALLVGSRLLINGAASTPSTLEPVLSLSAFNNDIIIGLTEGSTVTLQLFGLLGAATLLGGSAGAALTIIQLS